Genomic window (Sphingosinicella microcystinivorans):
GACGATGCGAACGCTCATCCGGTGACGATGATGCGCGCCGCCGCCGTCGCCCGCGCCACCAGCGGCGCGATGGCGAGCATCCCGACGGGCGAGCAGAACACCGCCGCCGCCGTCAGCACGATGCCGTTGACGCGGCTGTCACCGGGCGCGAGCGTGCCGACCGGCTCGTCGAAGTAGGCGAGCTTGACGATACGCAGGTAGTAATAGGCGCCGACCACGGACGTGACGACGCCGATCACCGCGAGCACGTACATCCCGGCGTCGATGGCGGCGTTGAACACGCTGAACTTCGGCCAGAAGCCGAGCATCGGCGGGATGCCGGCGAGGCTGAACATGAACACCGCGAGCGCGGCGGCAAGGCCGGGGCGTGTCTTCGAAAGACCGGCGAAGCGCGCGAGGTCGTCGACGGGCTTGTCGTCCTTGTCGCGGAGCGCCAGCACGACGAGGAACGAGCCGACCGTCATCGCCGCATAGATGCCCATGTAGAAGAGGACGCCCGCGACGCCCGCCTCGGTGCCCGCGGCAAGGCCGATGAGCGCGAAGCCGACGTTGTTGATCGACGAATAGGCGAGCAGGCGCTTGATGCTGGTCTGCCCGATGGCGCCGACCGCGCCGAGAATCATCGAGGCGACCGCCGCGAACGCGACGATCTGGCGCCACTCGTCGGCGAGGCCGCCGAAGCCCTCGATGGCGACGCGGACGAGGAGGCCCATCGCGGCCACTTTCGGGGCGGAGGCGAAGAAGGCGGCGACGGGCGTCGGCGCGCCCTCGTAGACGTCCGGCGTCCACATGTGGAACGGCACGGCGCTGATCTTGAAGGCGAGGCCTGCGAAGATGAAGACGAGGCCGAAGACGACGCCGATCGACGCCTGCCCTTCAAGCTGCGTGCCAAGCGCGACGAAGTTCGTGCTGCCGACGAAGCCGTAGATGAGGCTGATGCCGTAGAGCAGGATGCCGCTCGCCAGCGCGCCGAGCACGAAATACTTGAGGCCGGCCTCCGAGGACTTCGCCTCGTTGCGGTGGAAGGCGGCGAGCACGTAGGCGGCGAGGCTCTGGAGCTCGAGGCCGACGTAGAGCGACAGCAGGTCGTTCGCCGACACCATCATGCCCATGCCGAGCGCGCCGAGCATCAGCAGCACGGGGTATTCGAACTTGTCCGAATGGGCGCGG
Coding sequences:
- the nuoN gene encoding NADH-quinone oxidoreductase subunit NuoN, producing the protein MQPLAQSLGIAAPEIVLALGAMALLMIGTFRGDRSLGLLSWLAVAIYAVAGLFMIDDAPRAFAFDGLYVADLFSDYLKTVVYGAAAVCTVIAIPYLRRAHSDKFEYPVLLMLGALGMGMMVSANDLLSLYVGLELQSLAAYVLAAFHRNEAKSSEAGLKYFVLGALASGILLYGISLIYGFVGSTNFVALGTQLEGQASIGVVFGLVFIFAGLAFKISAVPFHMWTPDVYEGAPTPVAAFFASAPKVAAMGLLVRVAIEGFGGLADEWRQIVAFAAVASMILGAVGAIGQTSIKRLLAYSSINNVGFALIGLAAGTEAGVAGVLFYMGIYAAMTVGSFLVVLALRDKDDKPVDDLARFAGLSKTRPGLAAALAVFMFSLAGIPPMLGFWPKFSVFNAAIDAGMYVLAVIGVVTSVVGAYYYLRIVKLAYFDEPVGTLAPGDSRVNGIVLTAAAVFCSPVGMLAIAPLVARATAAARIIVTG